A genomic segment from Pirellulales bacterium encodes:
- a CDS encoding DoxX family protein has product MTSTTPEHGGAAEPRLLIPALAPFYSFAREISWPLIRLTVGGTLLVHGINRSMIPLSRATEEMAKSGHEPAMLFAVFALVNETVGAVCIMLGLFTRFFAATIAIEFAMISIQFAHNGWAWAKHGWEYVFLWGLIFFAIALRGGGPYSLDRKIGREL; this is encoded by the coding sequence ATGACCAGCACAACACCGGAGCACGGCGGCGCTGCCGAACCACGGCTTCTTATTCCGGCCTTGGCGCCGTTCTACAGTTTCGCGCGGGAAATTTCCTGGCCGCTGATCCGCCTGACGGTCGGCGGCACGCTCCTCGTCCACGGCATCAACCGGTCGATGATCCCGCTGTCGCGCGCCACCGAGGAGATGGCGAAGTCAGGGCATGAACCCGCGATGCTGTTCGCCGTCTTCGCCCTGGTCAACGAAACCGTCGGCGCCGTCTGCATCATGTTGGGGCTGTTCACGCGGTTCTTTGCGGCCACGATCGCCATCGAATTTGCGATGATCAGCATCCAGTTCGCCCATAACGGCTGGGCCTGGGCCAAGCACGGCTGGGAATATGTTTTCCTGTGGGGGCTGATCTTCTTCGCCATCGCGCTGCGCGGCGGCGGTCCCTATTCGCTCGACCGCAAGATCGGCCGCGAGCTTTGA
- a CDS encoding Rieske (2Fe-2S) protein produces MAEWFVAKASELPDGDRRIVVAGKEEIGVFHQGGTYYAYSNYCVHSGGPACEGILMNKVVDLIDADRTYQGQTFSDEVHFVCPWHGYEYEMTTGRCVGDSRLKLKKYQVVQRGDEIYVVA; encoded by the coding sequence ATGGCGGAATGGTTTGTGGCCAAGGCATCGGAGCTCCCGGACGGTGACCGGCGTATCGTGGTCGCCGGCAAGGAAGAGATCGGTGTGTTTCATCAAGGCGGGACTTACTACGCCTACAGCAATTACTGCGTTCATTCGGGCGGGCCGGCGTGCGAAGGAATCCTGATGAACAAGGTGGTCGACCTGATCGATGCCGACCGTACCTATCAGGGACAGACGTTTTCCGACGAGGTGCACTTTGTCTGCCCCTGGCACGGCTACGAATATGAGATGACGACCGGCCGCTGCGTCGGCGACAGCCGGCTGAAGCTCAAAAAGTACCAGGTGGTGCAACGCGGCGACGAGATTTACGTCGTCGCCTGA